From Rhodovastum atsumiense, a single genomic window includes:
- a CDS encoding spermine/spermidine synthase domain-containing protein, which translates to MPMLLRALAFASGIAGLGYELVWTRMFATVLGQEMLAVLGVVAAFFGGLAAGGVLLDGAIRRSRRPLFIYAALEAVIGLWAVASVWLVPAIGRELPALLGPAPAAAILWGVAFLVPLLVLLPATMAMGGTLTALEVAASRHARDTRAVAGLYGSNTAGAVLGAVGSIFAVAPLLGYSGTLLAMAGVNALCLVAALGAGRYLGPAMVQAFGAMWIPRRLQAALLATGLCGVAIEAVMVRVASQFLQDTVFTFACLLAAYLLGTAAGGSAWAAAQRRGVAVALRAVLPVAVAVGCLGSIAAIPLLPRITGGLAGRSGLLTEIVVALVLFFPPTLAMGALFAALAQEVRDCRGSIGHALGLNAIGAALGPPVAALVLIPALGSVPALVLLALAYLLLLPGDTNRRVWPAASLPVIGALGLLLARPAAVQLPEGTRLLALREGPTTTASVVEGGDGTRYLEVNGHFRMGGTSSRMSDWRQAQVPLVLHPAPRRALFLGVGTGATLAGAARFPGVGAEGVELAPEVRDLLAYFVDRTDPGERTGAPITLADARRFVRASPQRWDVIVADLFHPALDGSGALYTREHFAAVRARLAEGGVFWQWLPLHQLDLPSLRTIIRTFLAVYPQGGAWLAHYGLPTPLLALVGGAGAQRVDPVRLADRLGDPAIAQALRPAGLERAFDVLGLYVGDADALAGFADSGPLNTDDHPVVTFDALRNVRVLAAPSAERLLSVLQEVRPSLRSVLTDPVTADPAEAARRQRLVAYWRARDRFLVLGGGLGPGLQGRALLEAAAPGLLDIVRISPDFDPAYRPLLAMSRELLDHDRGAGTRLLVELATAGPGRPEARLLLEDLSR; encoded by the coding sequence ATGCCGATGCTTCTGCGCGCCCTGGCCTTTGCGTCCGGCATTGCCGGTCTTGGCTACGAACTGGTCTGGACACGCATGTTTGCCACCGTGCTCGGCCAGGAGATGCTGGCGGTGCTCGGGGTTGTGGCTGCGTTCTTCGGCGGGCTGGCGGCAGGGGGCGTCCTGCTCGACGGGGCGATCCGGCGATCCCGTCGTCCATTGTTCATCTATGCGGCATTGGAAGCGGTGATCGGCCTCTGGGCGGTTGCCAGCGTCTGGCTGGTCCCCGCGATCGGCCGCGAGCTTCCCGCGCTGCTCGGGCCTGCCCCTGCGGCTGCGATCCTCTGGGGCGTGGCGTTCCTGGTGCCGCTGCTGGTGCTGCTGCCGGCTACCATGGCGATGGGGGGCACGCTGACTGCGCTCGAGGTCGCGGCGTCCCGCCACGCCCGGGACACGCGGGCGGTGGCCGGGCTCTACGGCAGCAACACCGCGGGGGCGGTGCTGGGGGCGGTCGGCAGCATCTTCGCCGTGGCGCCGTTGCTCGGCTATTCCGGCACGCTGCTGGCCATGGCCGGGGTGAACGCGCTTTGCCTGGTGGCGGCCCTGGGCGCGGGAAGGTACCTTGGCCCCGCGATGGTCCAGGCGTTCGGCGCCATGTGGATTCCGCGGCGGTTGCAGGCCGCCTTGCTGGCCACTGGTCTGTGCGGCGTGGCTATCGAGGCTGTCATGGTGCGGGTGGCCAGCCAGTTCCTGCAGGACACGGTCTTTACCTTCGCCTGCCTGCTCGCGGCCTATCTGCTGGGAACGGCTGCCGGTGGCAGTGCCTGGGCGGCGGCGCAGCGCCGTGGCGTGGCGGTGGCGCTGCGCGCTGTGCTGCCGGTGGCGGTGGCGGTGGGATGCCTGGGCAGCATCGCGGCGATACCGCTGCTGCCGCGCATCACCGGGGGGCTCGCCGGCAGGTCTGGCCTGCTGACCGAGATCGTGGTGGCGCTGGTGTTGTTCTTCCCGCCGACCCTGGCGATGGGCGCCTTGTTCGCCGCCCTGGCGCAGGAAGTGCGGGACTGCCGGGGCAGCATCGGCCACGCGCTGGGCCTGAACGCGATCGGCGCTGCACTGGGACCGCCGGTCGCTGCCCTGGTGCTCATTCCCGCGCTCGGGTCGGTTCCCGCGCTGGTGCTGTTGGCGCTGGCGTATCTGCTGTTGCTGCCAGGTGACACGAACCGACGTGTCTGGCCTGCCGCGTCGCTGCCGGTCATCGGCGCCCTGGGCCTGCTGCTGGCGCGCCCCGCGGCGGTGCAACTGCCGGAGGGGACGCGGCTGCTGGCCTTGCGCGAAGGCCCGACCACGACGGCGAGTGTGGTGGAGGGCGGCGACGGCACGCGGTATCTTGAAGTCAACGGGCATTTCCGCATGGGCGGAACCAGTTCGCGGATGTCGGACTGGCGACAGGCGCAAGTGCCGCTGGTGTTGCACCCGGCGCCGCGCCGGGCGCTCTTCCTCGGGGTCGGTACCGGTGCCACCCTGGCTGGTGCCGCCCGCTTTCCCGGAGTCGGGGCCGAGGGCGTGGAGCTCGCGCCGGAAGTGCGCGACCTGTTGGCCTATTTCGTCGATCGCACAGATCCTGGCGAGCGGACCGGGGCGCCGATCACGCTTGCGGATGCGCGTCGCTTCGTGCGCGCAAGCCCGCAACGGTGGGATGTGATCGTCGCGGACCTGTTCCATCCCGCCCTGGACGGATCGGGGGCGCTCTATACCCGCGAACACTTTGCGGCGGTACGGGCACGCCTGGCCGAAGGCGGGGTGTTCTGGCAATGGCTGCCGCTCCATCAACTCGACCTGCCGTCACTGCGAACGATCATCCGCACCTTTCTCGCGGTGTACCCGCAAGGCGGGGCCTGGCTCGCGCATTACGGCCTGCCGACACCCTTGCTGGCCTTGGTGGGCGGGGCAGGGGCGCAGCGGGTGGATCCGGTCCGGCTGGCCGACCGGCTGGGGGATCCCGCGATCGCCCAGGCATTGCGGCCGGCGGGCCTGGAGCGTGCGTTCGACGTGCTGGGCCTGTACGTGGGCGATGCCGATGCCCTTGCAGGTTTCGCGGACAGCGGTCCCCTCAACACCGATGACCATCCGGTGGTGACGTTCGATGCCCTGCGCAATGTGCGGGTGCTGGCGGCGCCTTCGGCCGAGCGGCTGTTGAGCGTGCTGCAGGAGGTGCGACCCTCGCTGCGGTCCGTGCTGACCGATCCCGTGACCGCGGACCCGGCCGAGGCGGCGCGGCGGCAGCGGCTTGTCGCCTATTGGCGCGCGCGCGACCGATTCCTGGTGCTGGGGGGCGGGCTTGGCCCGGGCTTGCAGGGGCGGGCGTTGCTGGAGGCGGCGGCACCCGGATTGCTCGATATCGTCCGGATCAGCCCCGATTTCGATCCGGCGTACCGGCCGCTCCTGGCCATGAGCCGCGAATTGCTGGACCATGACCGTGGTGCGGGAACGCGGCTGTTGGTGGAACTGGCGACGGCGGGGCCGGGGCGGCCGGAAGCACGTCTGCTGCTGGAGGATCTGTCGCGGTAG
- a CDS encoding autotransporter strand-loop-strand O-heptosyltransferase encodes MPVSVCDSSRPAALPAEAATARPPAYPSPAMQPTQVGPCGIRFDFNFGARIALPPGQWRVRLSDGETGNILFEADSKEALVNSTKRHFVRFRVEIWKDREPVLEHDYDAAERDVLVQLPVGTLGDTIGWLPYAVRFQHLHGCRLTIAMAGALIPLFRDAYPGIAFVTHAEVRAERFYATYSIGLFFDDVDHVWQPADFRLVGLHRTAAGILGVDPQEEPPQIGLPDEGPPIDGPYVCIATQSTTQCKYWNNPGGWRDVIAFLKAHGYRVICIDRQPVHGHGLIWNHIPHGAEDQTGDRPLAERVRWLRHAAFFIGLSSGLSWLAWAVGTKVVMISGFTHPHNEFTTPYRVINYHGCNSCWNDPRHRFDHSDFLWCPRHAGTSRQFECTRLITATQVKNAIRRIPGLGRICDA; translated from the coding sequence ATGCCTGTCTCTGTCTGCGATTCATCGCGACCGGCGGCACTGCCGGCAGAAGCTGCCACAGCTCGACCCCCAGCCTATCCGTCACCGGCGATGCAGCCCACCCAGGTCGGCCCCTGCGGCATTCGCTTCGATTTCAATTTTGGTGCGCGTATTGCTCTGCCACCTGGTCAGTGGCGTGTGCGTCTGTCTGACGGCGAAACCGGCAACATCCTGTTTGAGGCGGATTCGAAGGAGGCGCTTGTCAATAGCACCAAGCGCCACTTCGTCCGGTTTCGTGTTGAGATCTGGAAGGACCGGGAACCGGTCCTTGAGCACGACTATGACGCGGCGGAGCGTGACGTTCTGGTCCAGCTACCGGTCGGCACACTGGGTGATACGATTGGCTGGTTGCCTTACGCGGTCAGGTTCCAGCACCTGCACGGCTGCCGCCTGACCATCGCCATGGCCGGAGCGCTGATCCCGTTGTTTCGGGATGCCTATCCAGGAATCGCCTTTGTGACGCACGCGGAGGTGCGGGCCGAGCGTTTCTACGCAACCTATTCGATTGGCCTGTTTTTCGATGATGTCGACCATGTCTGGCAGCCCGCCGATTTTCGGCTGGTGGGGTTGCATCGCACCGCGGCGGGTATCCTCGGCGTGGATCCACAGGAGGAGCCGCCGCAAATCGGCCTGCCCGATGAGGGACCACCGATCGATGGGCCTTATGTCTGCATCGCCACGCAGAGCACGACGCAATGCAAGTACTGGAATAATCCGGGTGGATGGCGGGACGTCATCGCCTTCCTGAAAGCGCATGGCTATCGCGTGATCTGCATCGACCGGCAGCCGGTGCACGGGCATGGCCTGATCTGGAATCATATCCCGCACGGGGCTGAGGACCAGACCGGTGACCGGCCCCTGGCCGAGCGGGTTCGATGGCTGCGCCACGCCGCATTCTTCATTGGCCTGTCGAGCGGCCTGTCCTGGCTGGCCTGGGCGGTCGGCACCAAGGTGGTGATGATCAGCGGCTTCACCCATCCGCACAACGAGTTCACGACGCCCTATCGCGTGATCAACTACCACGGCTGCAACAGTTGCTGGAACGATCCGCGTCATCGCTTCGATCATTCCGATTTCCTCTGGTGTCCCCGTCATGCCGGCACGAGCCGCCAGTTCGAATGCACCCGGCTCATCACGGCGACCCAGGTGAAGAACGCCATTCGCCGGATTCCCGGTTTGGGCCGCATCTGCGACGCCTGA
- a CDS encoding CehA/McbA family metallohydrolase domain-containing protein: MAGSRHPRPGQTLCATGQWREKPSVVIRYGYPSLKVHGFEYVTRAIGTIRRGSRPCQRLYREEGSMPLPTRLAVLLGGAASIAAGFSGPAAAQDWVSTKTPTQVPYVAGDFHNHTTCMDGSVSVQWLLDKSVGTWGLDWFVHANHGGLAVRDCRFNDPDIGDLPGSGGPAGSPRASGDGKTHYLDQSIGQSIRGITINKIKGDAATSSGHQGMWRWQQIQEIDYPIIIERSKYYRKVIINGLEQNVPGHEHADTAVLAGQFPASGTGNANAMAQYEFLFDRSDSDTQGDTVNGVQAWPGKITTNSGTAGHGKTVAGVAWMQANYPLGAYMSPTHVERQGMFNPNGSNGYNIEHFRDLNNAGPTVAFGFDGPGHQAESSRGSYGSGAVGNGTFGGRGIYVAQIGNVWDAMLAEGRNWFYFGSSDYHSRGIFGPTDRYSTADFYPGEYERNYIPNTSSFRAQSVVDGLRSGNSFNVFGDLIGPDFTYRACVGSVCKTMGETLVVNPGDTVKVEMRVLVPGKNNSPYTFNNPILAQVGIQQPLNAPVLDHVDFIKGNITGLVAPTDPAYTLPVNAAPGTTSWNPQKAPTPISTAAALYKTFDKTNWQSVGTRRVITFTIPNVQQAFFLRARGTNLPQGVPNATDSQGNPMADNRSGTNAEKATQEIICADAACPAHLPTSASGSGQKVVDNDVRGWSSLWFYANPIFVRLATQPKLPVEVAADLAKSLATASK, encoded by the coding sequence ATGGCCGGGTCCAGGCATCCACGCCCGGGGCAAACCCTGTGCGCCACCGGTCAATGGCGCGAGAAGCCGTCCGTTGTCATCCGGTATGGCTATCCGTCACTGAAAGTTCACGGTTTCGAATATGTCACAAGAGCGATCGGAACCATTCGTCGTGGTAGCAGACCTTGTCAACGCCTTTATCGCGAAGAGGGATCAATGCCGCTTCCTACGAGACTTGCCGTTCTTCTTGGCGGCGCCGCATCCATAGCTGCAGGCTTCAGCGGCCCTGCGGCGGCGCAGGACTGGGTGTCCACCAAGACCCCGACGCAGGTGCCTTATGTGGCCGGCGACTTCCACAACCACACCACTTGCATGGACGGCTCGGTCTCGGTGCAGTGGCTGCTCGACAAGTCGGTTGGCACCTGGGGGCTCGACTGGTTCGTCCATGCCAACCATGGCGGTCTGGCGGTGCGTGACTGCCGGTTCAACGACCCGGATATCGGCGACCTGCCGGGCAGCGGTGGTCCGGCCGGCAGCCCGCGTGCCAGCGGCGATGGCAAGACGCACTATCTTGACCAGAGCATCGGCCAGTCGATCCGCGGCATCACGATCAACAAGATCAAGGGTGATGCGGCGACCAGCAGCGGCCACCAGGGCATGTGGCGCTGGCAGCAGATCCAGGAGATCGACTACCCGATCATCATCGAGCGCAGCAAATACTACAGGAAAGTGATCATCAACGGCCTGGAGCAGAATGTTCCGGGCCACGAGCATGCCGATACGGCGGTCCTGGCCGGCCAGTTCCCGGCCAGCGGAACCGGCAATGCCAACGCCATGGCGCAGTACGAATTCCTGTTTGATCGCTCGGACAGCGACACCCAGGGCGACACCGTCAATGGCGTGCAGGCCTGGCCGGGCAAGATCACCACGAACAGCGGCACGGCCGGTCACGGCAAGACGGTGGCAGGCGTTGCCTGGATGCAGGCGAACTATCCGCTGGGAGCGTACATGAGCCCGACGCATGTCGAGCGTCAGGGAATGTTCAATCCGAACGGATCCAACGGCTACAACATCGAGCACTTCCGTGACTTGAACAACGCCGGCCCGACGGTCGCCTTCGGCTTCGACGGCCCGGGGCACCAGGCTGAAAGCAGCCGCGGCTCCTATGGCTCCGGCGCCGTCGGCAACGGCACGTTCGGTGGTCGCGGCATCTACGTCGCCCAGATCGGCAACGTGTGGGATGCGATGCTGGCGGAGGGCCGCAACTGGTTCTACTTCGGCAGCTCGGATTACCATAGCCGCGGCATCTTCGGGCCGACGGATCGCTACAGCACCGCGGATTTCTATCCGGGCGAGTATGAACGCAACTACATCCCCAACACCAGCAGCTTCCGCGCGCAGTCGGTGGTCGATGGCCTGCGTTCTGGCAATTCGTTCAACGTCTTCGGTGACCTGATCGGGCCGGATTTCACCTACCGTGCCTGCGTCGGCAGCGTCTGCAAGACCATGGGCGAGACGCTGGTGGTGAACCCCGGCGACACCGTCAAGGTCGAGATGCGCGTGCTGGTGCCGGGCAAGAACAACAGCCCGTACACCTTCAACAACCCGATCCTGGCCCAGGTCGGTATCCAGCAGCCGCTGAATGCGCCGGTACTTGACCATGTCGACTTCATCAAGGGCAACATCACCGGGCTGGTGGCGCCGACCGATCCGGCGTACACGCTGCCGGTGAACGCGGCCCCCGGCACCACGTCGTGGAATCCGCAGAAGGCGCCGACCCCGATCAGCACCGCGGCGGCACTCTACAAGACCTTTGACAAGACCAACTGGCAGTCGGTCGGCACGCGTCGGGTGATCACCTTCACCATCCCGAACGTGCAGCAGGCCTTCTTCCTGCGTGCCCGCGGCACCAACCTGCCGCAGGGCGTGCCGAACGCGACCGACAGCCAGGGTAACCCCATGGCCGACAATCGCAGCGGCACCAATGCCGAGAAGGCGACGCAGGAGATCATCTGCGCCGATGCCGCCTGCCCGGCGCACCTGCCGACCTCGGCCTCCGGCTCCGGTCAGAAGGTTGTGGACAACGACGTTCGTGGCTGGTCGTCGCTGTGGTTCTATGCCAACCCGATCTTCGTCCGCCTGGCTACGCAGCCCAAGCTGCCGGTCGAGGTGGCCGCGGATCTGGCGAAGAGCCTGGCAACCGCTTCGAAGTAA